In a genomic window of Stakelama saccharophila:
- a CDS encoding GNAT family N-acetyltransferase, with protein MTTATALPLRFQIGARTLLTLPRRLVRVPFSLEMARAKHLPALPALPTEADGHFITSLPEDRVSALRSLAQGRIVHVRQRYMRHFIDLEAGFDAWFAGLSGNARSQARRKAKKLATASGGTLDIRRFRTPAELERFHTAAREISRRTYQERLLDAGLPGDTAFRDGMARMAAAGRVRAWLLYVGDTPAAYLYCPVEGRTVIYEYVGHDPAFNALSPGAVLQVEALRDLFAEGRFSAFDFTEGEGQHKRQMASGGIACVDLLLLRPTLGNRAAVAALRVFDGAVAGGKRTVHASGMRRFAAKLRRG; from the coding sequence GTGACGACGGCGACGGCATTGCCGCTGCGCTTCCAGATCGGCGCGCGTACCCTGTTGACGCTGCCGCGGCGGCTTGTTCGCGTGCCCTTTTCGCTGGAGATGGCGCGCGCGAAGCACCTGCCCGCCCTGCCGGCGCTGCCGACGGAGGCGGACGGCCATTTCATCACGTCGCTGCCGGAGGATCGGGTGTCGGCGCTCCGGTCGCTGGCGCAAGGGCGCATCGTCCATGTGCGGCAGCGATATATGCGGCACTTCATCGACCTCGAAGCGGGCTTCGACGCCTGGTTTGCGGGACTTTCCGGCAATGCGCGCTCGCAGGCGCGGCGCAAGGCGAAGAAGCTGGCCACGGCATCGGGCGGTACGCTCGACATCCGCCGCTTCCGCACGCCGGCGGAACTCGAGCGCTTCCATACCGCCGCCCGGGAGATTTCGCGTCGCACCTATCAGGAGCGGCTGCTCGACGCCGGGCTGCCCGGGGACACGGCGTTTCGGGATGGCATGGCGCGCATGGCGGCGGCGGGGCGGGTGCGGGCCTGGCTGCTCTATGTCGGCGACACGCCGGCGGCCTATCTCTATTGCCCGGTCGAGGGACGGACGGTGATCTACGAATATGTCGGTCACGACCCCGCCTTCAACGCCTTGTCGCCGGGCGCGGTGCTGCAGGTCGAGGCTTTGCGCGACCTTTTCGCCGAGGGGCGCTTTTCCGCCTTCGACTTCACCGAAGGCGAGGGGCAGCACAAGCGCCAGATGGCGAGCGGGGGCATTGCGTGCGTCGACCTGCTGCTGCTGCGCCCGACGCTTGGCAACCGGGCTGCGGTGGCGGCGCTGCGGGTGTTCGACGGGGCCGTGGCGGGAGGCAAGCGGACGGTGCATGCGTCCGGAATGCGGCGGTTCGCCGCGAAGCTGCGCAGAGGGTGA
- the purD gene encoding phosphoribosylamine--glycine ligase → MNVLLIGSGGREHALAWKLAQSPRLDKLYAAPGNPGIARHAERVDIAANDHRGLIDFCLRNSIEFVVIGPEAPLVGGLADNLRTMGIGVFGPGKDAAQLEGSKGFTKDLCRRADIPTAGYARVGSLDGARAALDDFGLPVVIKADGLAAGKGVTIAYSREEAEAALEPMFGRSGGDAVIEEFLTGEEASLFVVTDGHTILPFGSAQDHKRVGEGDTGPNTGGMGAYSPAPVLTPELERTAIETIIRPTIDALAAMDMPYSGVLYAGLMLTEAGPKLIEYNVRFGDPEAEVLMPRLEDDLLDLMIACAAGKLAGRPEPVFSDRTALTVILAAKGYPGTPEKGGVIAGIDAAEATGAIVFQAGTSAADGALTASGGRVLAVTAMGDNVTLAQGAAYAAIDEITFDGFHRRDIGWREVAREAK, encoded by the coding sequence ATGAATGTCCTGTTGATCGGTTCGGGCGGGCGTGAACATGCGCTTGCCTGGAAGCTGGCGCAATCACCCCGGCTCGACAAACTCTATGCCGCGCCGGGCAATCCCGGCATCGCACGCCACGCCGAACGTGTCGACATCGCCGCCAACGATCATCGCGGCCTGATCGATTTCTGCCTGCGCAATTCGATCGAATTCGTGGTCATCGGCCCCGAAGCGCCCTTGGTCGGCGGCCTGGCGGACAATCTGCGCACCATGGGCATCGGCGTGTTCGGCCCCGGCAAGGATGCGGCGCAACTGGAAGGATCGAAGGGTTTTACCAAGGATCTGTGCCGCCGCGCCGACATCCCGACGGCCGGCTATGCCCGCGTCGGCTCGCTCGACGGCGCACGCGCCGCGCTCGACGATTTCGGCCTGCCGGTGGTGATCAAGGCCGACGGGCTGGCCGCCGGCAAGGGTGTCACCATCGCCTATTCGCGCGAGGAGGCGGAGGCGGCGCTGGAGCCGATGTTCGGCCGTTCCGGCGGCGATGCGGTGATCGAGGAATTCCTGACAGGCGAGGAAGCGAGCCTGTTCGTCGTCACCGATGGGCACACCATCCTTCCCTTCGGCTCGGCGCAGGATCACAAGCGCGTTGGCGAGGGCGATACCGGCCCCAATACCGGTGGCATGGGCGCCTACAGCCCCGCCCCCGTCCTGACGCCCGAGCTGGAGCGCACCGCGATCGAGACGATCATCCGCCCCACGATCGACGCGCTGGCGGCGATGGACATGCCCTATTCGGGCGTCCTCTATGCCGGCCTGATGCTGACGGAGGCGGGACCGAAGCTGATCGAATACAATGTCCGGTTCGGCGATCCCGAGGCCGAGGTGCTGATGCCCCGGCTGGAGGACGATCTGCTCGATCTGATGATCGCGTGCGCTGCGGGCAAGCTCGCCGGCCGCCCGGAACCCGTCTTTTCGGACCGCACCGCATTGACCGTGATACTTGCCGCGAAGGGATATCCCGGCACGCCGGAAAAGGGCGGCGTCATCGCCGGCATCGACGCCGCGGAAGCGACCGGCGCGATCGTGTTTCAGGCCGGCACCAGCGCCGCCGACGGCGCGCTCACCGCCAGCGGCGGCCGCGTGCTCGCCGTCACCGCCATGGGCGACAATGTCACGCTGGCGCAGGGTGCGGCCTATGCCGCGATCGATGAAATCACCTTCGACGGCTTCCACCGCCGCGATATCGGCTGGCGCGAGGTGGCGCGCGAGGCAAAGTGA
- a CDS encoding OmpA family protein, whose amino-acid sequence MRIASKLLAAGALSSLVLTGACVTDPVTGQRHISKAAIGGIGGAVGGYLLGDLVGGHSDRTEKILGAGIGGLAGAGIGAYMDKQERELRERTAGTDVQVVRQGDDLLLRMPSGITFATDSSTVQPQFKPTLDQVAQVLDQYEKTYVDVYGHTDSTGSEAYNQALSERRAQSVADYLSAEGVSRARIGTRGYGETQPIASNDTEEGRASNRRVEIKLVPITEEDLGQP is encoded by the coding sequence ATGCGTATCGCTTCGAAACTGCTCGCCGCCGGCGCCCTGTCGTCGCTGGTTCTGACGGGCGCCTGCGTCACCGATCCCGTCACGGGCCAACGGCACATTTCAAAGGCGGCGATCGGCGGCATCGGCGGCGCCGTCGGCGGCTATCTGCTCGGCGATCTCGTCGGCGGCCACAGCGACCGCACGGAAAAGATCCTCGGCGCCGGCATCGGCGGCCTGGCCGGCGCGGGGATCGGCGCGTACATGGACAAGCAGGAACGCGAACTGCGCGAGCGTACCGCCGGAACGGACGTACAGGTGGTGCGCCAGGGCGACGACCTTCTGCTGCGCATGCCGTCGGGCATCACCTTCGCCACCGACAGTTCCACCGTCCAGCCGCAGTTCAAGCCGACGCTGGATCAGGTCGCGCAGGTGCTGGACCAGTATGAAAAGACCTATGTCGACGTATACGGCCATACCGATTCGACCGGCAGCGAAGCCTATAACCAGGCGCTGTCCGAACGCCGGGCGCAGTCGGTGGCCGACTATCTCTCGGCCGAGGGCGTCAGCCGCGCGCGGATCGGAACCCGCGGCTACGGCGAGACCCAGCCCATCGCCTCCAACGACACCGAGGAGGGACGCGCCTCCAACCGCCGTGTCGAAATCAAGCTGGTGCCGATCACCGAAGAGGATCTCGGCCAGCCCTGA
- a CDS encoding glycosyltransferase family 2 protein yields the protein MTGPLEFAVVVPVFNERENIPILVDHLEATLHGRSWEVIFVDDDSPDGTADAIRDLARDDPRVRVIQRIGRRGLATACLEGMCATAAPLVAVMDGDLQHDETLLGDMADALEADPGLDLVIGSRFAEGGSTGAWDRDRVAKSALATKLSRSVLKAELSDPMSGFFMIRTQIVRDLVPKLSGIGFKILLDIMTASPRRLRFRELPYIFETRVRGESKLDHVVALEFLIALYDGLFGRIVPVRFAMFAAVGGLGAAVHMAVVGLLYTATPMPFVPATIIATVVAMTFNFFLNNSLTYRDRRLRGARELIDGWVSFCVVCSVGAVANVGIAAFLHDVEQGSWAVSALAGILVAAVWNFALSSRFTWGRYGRKPGV from the coding sequence ATGACCGGCCCGCTCGAATTCGCGGTCGTGGTGCCGGTGTTCAACGAGCGCGAAAATATTCCCATCCTCGTCGATCACCTGGAGGCGACGCTGCACGGGCGTAGCTGGGAGGTGATCTTCGTCGACGACGACAGCCCGGACGGAACCGCCGACGCCATTCGCGACCTGGCCCGCGACGATCCGCGCGTGCGGGTGATCCAGCGGATCGGGCGGCGCGGGCTGGCGACCGCTTGCCTGGAAGGGATGTGCGCCACGGCCGCGCCACTGGTGGCGGTGATGGACGGCGATCTGCAGCATGACGAGACGCTGCTCGGCGACATGGCCGATGCGCTGGAGGCCGATCCCGGCCTCGACCTCGTGATCGGCTCGCGCTTCGCCGAGGGCGGCAGCACGGGGGCCTGGGACCGCGACCGGGTGGCCAAATCGGCATTGGCGACGAAGCTGTCGCGATCGGTGCTGAAGGCGGAATTGAGCGATCCGATGAGCGGCTTCTTCATGATCCGCACGCAGATCGTGCGCGACCTGGTGCCGAAGCTGTCGGGAATCGGGTTCAAGATCCTGCTCGACATCATGACGGCAAGCCCGCGGCGCCTGCGCTTTCGCGAGCTGCCCTATATCTTCGAGACGCGGGTGCGCGGCGAAAGCAAGCTCGATCATGTCGTGGCGCTGGAATTCCTGATCGCGCTGTATGACGGGTTGTTCGGGCGGATCGTGCCGGTGCGCTTCGCCATGTTCGCCGCCGTCGGCGGGCTGGGCGCGGCCGTGCACATGGCCGTGGTGGGATTGCTCTATACGGCCACGCCGATGCCCTTCGTCCCCGCGACCATCATCGCGACGGTCGTGGCCATGACGTTCAACTTCTTCCTCAACAACAGCCTGACCTATCGCGACCGGCGGCTGCGCGGCGCGCGCGAGCTGATCGACGGCTGGGTGTCCTTCTGCGTCGTCTGTTCGGTCGGCGCGGTTGCCAATGTCGGCATCGCCGCCTTCCTGCACGATGTCGAGCAGGGGTCGTGGGCGGTTTCCGCGCTTGCCGGCATTCTCGTCGCGGCGGTGTGGAACTTCGCCCTGTCGTCGCGCTTCACCTGGGGCCGCTACGGCCGCAAGCCGGGGGTATAG
- the recO gene encoding DNA repair protein RecO produces the protein MQLRAPALILSVRSHGEHNAVVRALTEDAGMLAGYIRGGHSRRLRPVLQPGNAVLGEWRARSEEQLAGLTVELIESRAPLYGEPLAAAAIDWVTVLTAAVLPERHPYPRLYSALSAMLDAVEAAPAARGWAVALVRYELLVLAELGFGLSLDRCTVTGSADDLFYVSPKSGAAVSAAAARGYEARLLPCPAFLREGGEADWTAILDGLRLTGHFLARDLLIDRRAEILAARERLVTRLKRAVA, from the coding sequence ATGCAGCTTCGCGCACCCGCTCTCATCCTGTCGGTCCGCTCCCATGGCGAGCACAATGCGGTCGTGCGGGCCCTGACGGAGGATGCCGGGATGCTCGCCGGCTATATCCGCGGCGGCCATTCGCGCCGGTTGCGGCCCGTCCTCCAGCCCGGCAACGCGGTCCTGGGCGAGTGGCGGGCGCGCAGCGAGGAACAGCTTGCCGGCCTGACGGTCGAGCTGATCGAAAGCCGGGCGCCGCTCTATGGCGAGCCGCTGGCGGCGGCGGCGATCGACTGGGTGACGGTGTTGACCGCGGCAGTGCTGCCGGAGCGTCATCCCTATCCGCGGCTTTATTCGGCGCTTTCGGCGATGCTCGACGCGGTCGAGGCGGCACCCGCCGCGCGCGGATGGGCGGTGGCGCTGGTGCGGTATGAATTGCTGGTGCTGGCGGAGCTTGGTTTCGGCCTTTCGCTCGACCGCTGCACCGTCACCGGATCGGCGGACGATCTCTTCTATGTCAGCCCGAAAAGCGGCGCCGCCGTCAGCGCGGCGGCGGCGCGGGGGTATGAGGCGCGGCTGCTGCCCTGTCCTGCGTTCCTGCGCGAGGGCGGTGAGGCGGACTGGACCGCGATCCTGGACGGGTTGCGGCTGACCGGGCACTTCCTGGCGCGCGACCTGCTGATCGACCGGCGGGCGGAGATACTGGCGGCGCGCGAACGGCTGGTGACGCGGCTGAAAAGGGCGGTTGCGTGA
- a CDS encoding M23 family metallopeptidase, with protein sequence MAGANGAVTAVLIVLLGGCAVVPPGGAVTAGRSASAANPAPVPTPAPVPTPAPVPTPTAPAPPAVPVRRGFTLDGTMVQGGSAIGTAPSDTVSLTFDGKEIPVAPDGTFFVGFDRNADSAAELVATLKGGRTVTEDLTIGKREWDLQRLNSLPKHSRPSAEFLRLRKPELERIHAARAMRTGAKGWREDFVWPVTGRISSVFGSQRIYKGGERGSYHSGVDVAVGAGTPLRAPADGTVILAARDPFTLEGKLLMLDHGMGLNSAFLHLSDIAVDVGDHVTRGEVIAHTGATGRATGPHLHWSVKWRDARIDPMLLTGPMPGG encoded by the coding sequence ATGGCGGGCGCGAACGGCGCTGTCACCGCTGTCCTGATCGTCCTGCTCGGCGGGTGCGCCGTCGTTCCGCCCGGCGGCGCGGTGACGGCCGGGCGCAGCGCATCGGCAGCGAACCCGGCACCCGTGCCCACCCCCGCGCCGGTGCCCACCCCCGCGCCGGTGCCGACGCCCACTGCGCCGGCGCCGCCCGCCGTTCCCGTGCGCCGGGGCTTCACACTGGACGGCACGATGGTGCAGGGCGGATCCGCGATCGGCACCGCGCCCAGCGACACCGTGTCGCTGACCTTCGACGGCAAGGAAATTCCGGTCGCGCCGGACGGCACGTTCTTCGTCGGTTTCGACCGCAATGCCGACAGCGCCGCCGAACTCGTCGCCACGCTGAAGGGTGGCCGCACGGTGACCGAAGACCTGACCATCGGCAAGCGCGAATGGGACCTGCAGCGGCTGAACAGCCTGCCCAAGCACAGCCGGCCGAGCGCGGAATTCCTGCGCCTGCGCAAGCCGGAACTGGAACGGATCCACGCCGCGCGTGCGATGCGGACCGGGGCCAAAGGCTGGCGCGAGGATTTCGTCTGGCCGGTGACCGGCCGGATTTCCAGCGTGTTCGGATCGCAGCGCATCTACAAGGGCGGCGAACGCGGCTCCTATCATTCCGGCGTCGATGTCGCGGTCGGAGCGGGCACGCCCCTGCGTGCGCCGGCGGACGGCACGGTGATCCTGGCGGCGCGCGATCCCTTCACGCTGGAGGGCAAGCTGCTGATGCTGGACCACGGCATGGGCCTGAACAGCGCGTTCCTCCATTTGTCCGACATCGCCGTCGATGTCGGCGATCATGTGACCCGGGGCGAGGTGATCGCGCATACGGGCGCGACCGGCCGCGCGACCGGCCCGCACCTGCACTGGAGCGTCAAATGGCGCGACGCGCGCATCGATCCGATGCTGTTGACCGGGCCGATGCCGGGCGGCTGA
- a CDS encoding hemolysin family protein — translation MDATSPYPWFDVVIILALIALNGVFAMSELAIVSARRARMEALARTGRRGAETAMKLAADPGKFLSTVQIGITLIGILAGAYSGASLGMPTAERLEGLGLAADTAETLGFVIVIGLTTYVSLIIGELVPKQVALRSPEPIAALVAVPMLWLARLTAPIVWLLDSTSTLLFRIFGMRRGSEDRVTAEELQLIVAEATRSGVIEEHERSIISGVVRLADRPVREVMTPRTDVDWIDVDLEEADIRQVLLDTSHTRLPVAEGSVDAVIGVVQARDIVAALFRQQPLDLRKLMREAPILPDQVDAMDALTALREAEVPMGFVHDEYGHFEGIVTPANLLIAIAGDFRSDADPGETPNLIERDDGSYLVSGQMAADALADKLGIELGEDRDYATVAGLALAVLKHLPDEGETFTEQGWRFEIVDMDGRKIDKILVSEAADEA, via the coding sequence ATGGACGCGACCTCTCCCTATCCCTGGTTCGACGTGGTGATCATCCTCGCGCTGATCGCGCTGAACGGTGTGTTCGCCATGTCGGAACTCGCCATCGTTTCCGCGCGCCGGGCGCGGATGGAGGCGCTGGCGCGTACCGGCAGGCGGGGAGCGGAAACGGCGATGAAGCTCGCTGCCGATCCCGGCAAGTTCCTGTCGACGGTGCAGATCGGCATCACCCTGATCGGAATTCTGGCGGGCGCCTATTCGGGTGCGAGCCTGGGCATGCCGACGGCCGAGCGGCTGGAAGGGCTGGGGCTGGCGGCGGATACGGCCGAGACGCTGGGCTTCGTCATCGTGATCGGCCTTACCACCTATGTCTCGCTGATCATCGGCGAGCTGGTGCCGAAACAGGTGGCGCTGCGTTCGCCGGAGCCGATCGCGGCGCTGGTCGCGGTGCCGATGCTGTGGCTGGCGCGGCTGACCGCGCCGATCGTCTGGCTGCTCGATTCGACGAGCACGCTGCTGTTCCGCATCTTCGGTATGCGCCGGGGTTCCGAAGACCGGGTGACGGCCGAGGAACTGCAACTGATCGTGGCCGAGGCGACCCGGTCCGGCGTTATCGAGGAGCATGAACGCTCGATCATCTCGGGCGTGGTGCGGCTGGCCGACCGGCCGGTGCGCGAGGTGATGACGCCGCGCACCGATGTCGACTGGATCGATGTCGACCTGGAAGAGGCGGATATCCGCCAGGTGCTGCTCGACACCTCGCACACCCGCCTGCCGGTGGCGGAAGGGTCGGTCGACGCGGTGATCGGCGTGGTCCAGGCGCGCGACATCGTGGCGGCGCTGTTCCGCCAGCAGCCGCTCGACCTGCGCAAGCTGATGCGCGAAGCGCCGATCCTGCCCGATCAAGTCGACGCCATGGATGCGCTCACGGCCCTGCGCGAGGCGGAGGTGCCGATGGGATTCGTCCACGACGAATACGGCCATTTCGAAGGGATCGTCACGCCGGCCAACCTGCTGATCGCGATCGCCGGCGATTTTCGGTCCGACGCCGATCCGGGCGAGACCCCGAACCTGATCGAGCGCGACGACGGGTCCTATCTCGTGTCCGGCCAGATGGCCGCCGACGCGCTGGCCGACAAGCTCGGCATCGAACTGGGCGAGGACCGCGATTACGCCACTGTCGCCGGTCTGGCGCTGGCAGTGCTCAAGCACCTGCCGGACGAAGGGGAGACCTTCACGGAGCAGGGCTGGCGGTTCGAAATCGTCGACATGGACGGGCGCAAGATCGACAAGATCCTGGTGAGCGAAGCGGCCGACGAGGCATAG
- the leuB gene encoding 3-isopropylmalate dehydrogenase — translation MTLIAVLSGDGIGPEVTAQARRVLEAVDAGLQFEEAPVGGAAYLETGLPLPPQTLDLAKRADAVLFGAVGDPKFDALARAFRPEAAILGLRKELGLFANLRPAKLFPGLEDASTLKREVAEAIDLIIVRELTGDVYFGEKGQRRTEDGRRQGYDVMSYGEDEVRRIARIGFETARTRGGKLCSVDKANVLETSQLWRDVVNEVAGDYPDVALSHLYVDNAAMQLVRDPGQFDVIVTGNLFGDILSDQASMCAGSIGMLPSAALNGDGKGMYEPIHGSAPDIAGRGKANPCAAILSAAMLLRHSLARGEDAGRVEQAVARVLADGARTPDLGGELSTEAMGDRVVNALG, via the coding sequence ATGACGTTGATCGCTGTTCTTTCCGGTGACGGGATCGGTCCGGAAGTAACCGCCCAGGCGCGGCGCGTGCTGGAGGCGGTGGATGCCGGACTGCAGTTCGAGGAGGCGCCGGTGGGCGGCGCGGCCTATCTGGAAACCGGATTGCCGCTGCCGCCGCAGACGCTGGACCTGGCCAAGCGTGCCGATGCGGTGCTGTTCGGCGCGGTGGGCGATCCGAAGTTCGACGCGCTGGCACGGGCATTCCGCCCGGAGGCGGCGATCCTGGGACTGCGCAAGGAACTGGGACTGTTCGCCAATCTGCGTCCGGCGAAGCTGTTTCCGGGGCTGGAGGACGCCTCGACCCTCAAGCGCGAGGTGGCCGAGGCGATCGACCTGATCATCGTGCGCGAACTGACCGGCGACGTCTATTTCGGCGAGAAGGGCCAGCGCCGGACCGAAGACGGCCGCCGCCAGGGCTATGACGTCATGTCCTATGGTGAGGACGAGGTTCGCCGCATCGCCCGGATCGGGTTCGAAACGGCGCGCACGCGCGGGGGCAAGCTCTGTTCGGTCGACAAGGCCAATGTGCTGGAAACCTCGCAGCTCTGGCGCGACGTGGTGAACGAGGTGGCGGGCGACTATCCCGACGTGGCGCTGTCGCACCTTTATGTCGACAACGCCGCGATGCAGCTCGTGCGCGATCCCGGGCAGTTCGACGTGATCGTGACCGGCAACCTGTTCGGCGACATCCTGTCCGACCAGGCGAGCATGTGCGCCGGTTCGATCGGGATGCTGCCGTCCGCGGCGCTGAACGGCGACGGCAAGGGCATGTACGAACCGATCCACGGATCGGCGCCCGACATCGCCGGGCGGGGCAAGGCCAATCCGTGCGCCGCGATCCTGTCGGCGGCGATGCTGTTGCGTCATTCGCTGGCGCGCGGAGAAGATGCCGGCCGTGTCGAGCAGGCGGTGGCGCGCGTGCTCGCGGACGGTGCGCGGACGCCCGATCTGGGCGGGGAATTGTCGACCGAAGCGATGGGCGATAGAGTCGTGAACGCGCTGGGATGA
- a CDS encoding polysaccharide deacetylase — protein MATRVFLTVDTEFSWRQHAAGLPLDAICRRSFEPGGVGVSWQLARLAEHGLKACFFVDPMPALVYGLDPFRRIVAAILDAGQEVQLHLHPNWAGARAGDRGASHGRFELIDHDLSEQRDLIAHAAELLKQAGAPPPIAFRSGSYSASDDTLRALGELGFRYDSSHNGSEHPWPSAVALPERQIAPVRHRGVTEVPVTLIEDRRGNLRHFQICALSAVEMRSALDHAVREEHAAVTIVGHGFELANRAGTAPNKVHVRRFEALCAMLAERHMVAPTTFFADRPSLPLDGDDRPLGPNLVRTSLRRAEQLWSNLVAERAS, from the coding sequence ATGGCGACGCGCGTCTTTCTGACGGTCGATACCGAATTTTCCTGGCGCCAGCATGCCGCCGGGCTGCCGCTCGACGCCATCTGCCGGCGATCGTTCGAGCCGGGCGGCGTGGGGGTGTCGTGGCAGTTGGCGCGGCTCGCCGAACACGGGCTGAAGGCCTGCTTCTTCGTCGATCCCATGCCGGCGCTGGTCTATGGCCTCGATCCCTTTCGCCGCATCGTCGCCGCGATCCTCGACGCCGGACAGGAAGTGCAGCTTCATCTCCACCCCAATTGGGCGGGTGCGCGGGCGGGGGATCGCGGGGCGTCGCACGGACGGTTCGAGCTGATCGACCATGATCTTTCCGAGCAGCGGGACCTGATCGCCCATGCCGCGGAACTGCTGAAACAGGCCGGCGCGCCGCCGCCCATCGCCTTTCGCTCCGGCAGCTATTCGGCCTCCGACGACACGTTGCGGGCGCTGGGCGAACTCGGCTTTCGCTACGACAGCTCGCATAACGGCTCCGAACATCCCTGGCCGAGCGCGGTCGCGCTTCCTGAAAGGCAGATTGCGCCGGTGCGGCACCGCGGCGTCACCGAGGTGCCGGTGACGTTGATCGAGGACCGCCGCGGCAATCTCCGCCACTTCCAGATCTGTGCGCTGTCCGCCGTCGAGATGCGTTCGGCGCTCGACCATGCGGTGCGCGAGGAACATGCGGCGGTGACGATCGTGGGACATGGCTTCGAACTCGCCAACCGCGCGGGCACGGCGCCGAACAAGGTGCATGTCCGCCGATTCGAGGCATTGTGCGCGATGCTGGCGGAGCGGCATATGGTCGCGCCGACGACCTTTTTCGCTGATCGGCCGTCCCTGCCGCTTGACGGCGACGATCGCCCGCTCGGCCCGAATCTGGTGCGGACCAGTCTGCGCCGCGCCGAACAGCTCTGGTCCAACTTGGTGGCCGAGCGGGCGTCGTGA
- the xseA gene encoding exodeoxyribonuclease VII large subunit: protein MPGDNAAAFTVSELSGRLKRMVEGEFGHVKLRGEISGFKRAASGHVYLCLKDEKAVIDGVMWRGVASAVPFAPQDGLEVIATGKLTTYPGRSKYQIVIERMELAGEGALMALFEKLKATLGAEGLFDTAAKKPLPFLPRTIGVVTSPTGAVIRDILHRLEDRCPTHVVVWPVKVQGEGSAQEVARAIRGFDALPADGAVPRPDLLIVARGGGSIEDLWSFNEEVVVRAIADCSIPLISAVGHETDTSLSDHAADLRAPTPTAAAELAVPVLAELRNMLATMTLRSERCARRYHERGRERLDALVRVLPKRDALLGPQRQRADEAARALGLALERRLALGHRQLDRAAGALRPAMLAQRLAAAKDRLASAGRLLEAAHPEKPLERGYAWVEARESGTVATTADDARKAAALRLHFKDGTVDARVERSGPTSYDRKKPKPATKPEQPNLL from the coding sequence ATGCCCGGCGACAACGCCGCAGCGTTCACCGTCAGCGAATTATCCGGCCGCCTCAAGCGGATGGTGGAGGGCGAGTTCGGCCATGTGAAGCTGCGCGGCGAAATTTCCGGCTTCAAGCGGGCGGCGTCGGGTCATGTCTATCTGTGCCTGAAGGACGAAAAGGCGGTGATCGACGGCGTGATGTGGCGCGGGGTGGCGTCGGCCGTGCCTTTCGCGCCGCAGGACGGGCTGGAGGTGATCGCGACGGGCAAGCTGACCACCTATCCGGGCCGGTCGAAATACCAGATCGTCATAGAGCGCATGGAACTGGCCGGCGAAGGCGCGCTGATGGCGCTGTTCGAAAAGCTGAAGGCCACGCTGGGCGCCGAGGGGCTGTTCGACACCGCCGCCAAGAAGCCGCTGCCGTTCCTGCCGCGCACGATCGGCGTGGTGACGTCTCCCACCGGGGCGGTGATCCGCGACATCCTGCACCGGCTGGAGGATCGTTGCCCCACGCATGTCGTGGTCTGGCCGGTCAAGGTGCAGGGCGAGGGATCGGCGCAGGAGGTGGCGCGCGCGATCCGCGGGTTCGACGCGCTGCCCGCGGACGGGGCGGTGCCGCGGCCCGACCTGCTGATCGTCGCGCGCGGGGGCGGCTCGATCGAGGATCTGTGGAGCTTCAACGAGGAGGTGGTGGTGCGCGCCATCGCCGACTGTTCGATCCCGCTCATTTCTGCCGTGGGGCACGAAACCGACACCAGCCTGTCCGATCACGCGGCCGACCTGCGCGCGCCGACGCCGACGGCTGCCGCCGAACTGGCGGTGCCGGTGCTGGCGGAGCTGCGCAACATGCTCGCGACGATGACGCTGAGGAGCGAGCGGTGCGCGCGGCGCTATCACGAACGCGGGCGCGAGCGGCTGGACGCGCTGGTCCGCGTGCTGCCGAAGCGCGACGCGCTGCTGGGGCCGCAGCGCCAGCGCGCGGACGAGGCGGCGCGCGCATTGGGCCTGGCGCTGGAGCGGCGGCTGGCGCTGGGGCACCGGCAGCTCGACCGCGCGGCAGGCGCGCTGCGGCCGGCGATGCTGGCCCAGCGGCTGGCGGCGGCGAAGGACCGGCTGGCGAGCGCGGGACGCCTGCTCGAGGCGGCGCATCCGGAAAAGCCGCTGGAGCGCGGCTATGCCTGGGTCGAGGCGCGCGAGAGCGGCACGGTCGCGACCACGGCCGACGACGCGCGCAAGGCGGCGGCGCTGCGCCTGCACTTCAAGGACGGGACGGTCGATGCCCGGGTTGAGCGCTCCGGCCCGACCTCCTATGACAGGAAAAAGCCGAAACCGGCGACGAAGCCGGAGCAGCCCAACCTGCTCTGA
- a CDS encoding DUF2093 domain-containing protein, which yields MLMSNSARTAKLHFMANGFRVLKPGDHVLCGVSGDAIALDDLRYWSVEKQEAYASAAIATKAMRP from the coding sequence ATGTTGATGTCCAACAGCGCCCGAACCGCCAAGCTGCACTTCATGGCGAACGGTTTTCGCGTCCTGAAGCCCGGCGATCATGTCCTGTGCGGGGTGTCGGGCGATGCCATCGCGCTCGACGATCTGCGCTACTGGAGCGTGGAGAAGCAGGAAGCCTATGCCTCCGCCGCCATCGCGACCAAGGCGATGCGGCCGTAA